The Corynebacterium auriscanis genome includes the window AGCGCAACGCGGCCCTTATCTTCGCGGTAGCGCCGGAATAGAATCGGCAGATCCAGCGCGTGCATGGAACCTATTCCCGCGCGACGAAGAAACGGAGTGGTGGTATCCAAACGGTAGAGCCAGGCCTTGCCCGGCGCGTGATTGCGTGCGAGTTGCCATGTGGGGGCTGTAAATATGGAGTCGCCGAAGAAACGGCCAGTCATCAGGCGCGAAGAGGCCGACGCATAGTGCTTTTCCAAGATCTCCATGCCCCGCTCGCCATGGACGCGCGCGAAGTTGTTCGCGCGTTGGCGCTGCACCCTTCGAGGGTTGGGCTCTAGGCGCATCATGTCGTACTCATTGAGGTTGGTACCGGTTAGCAGTGGAATGTCCAACGTCGCGCCGGGTGCCAGTGGGTGCCGGGGTAGCAGGTCGTTATCAATAAGTGGGGCGAACGGTCCAGGGATGCTGTGGGGGTTAGCTGCTTGGTAGCGCACCAGTTCGTCGGAGAGTTGCCCCAGAATAGCTGCATCCGCGGTGAGCATCGCCTGGGTTGCCTCACGTAATGCGGCCGACGAGAGCTCCGGGGGATCTACGCGGACCCGTGTGCGCTCCTTCACAGGTAGCCGCTGTTCACGTTCAAGACGGTAGAACCAGCGCGCTGCCCGGTCAGTCCACTCCTTCGCATGCCGGCGGGAATGCACCATGTTGCCGGCGGGCGACTGGGAGATCGCCCCGCGCACAATGTCCCGGAGGGACGGGGTGGCCAACAACGCGTTGACCATGGATCCACCGGAGGATTCTCCCATAATGGTCAAACGATCTGGATCCGCGCCAAACGCTGCGGCGTTGGAGTGAATCCACTGAATGGCCGCGATGAGGTCGGAATGGCCCGGATTAGTTTCCACATTGTCCGGACCGTATGTTCCCTCGCCGACGGCGAGCTGACCGAGAATTCCAACCCGGTAGTTTACGGCGACAAACACGCAGTCCATGGATGAGGCGAAGTATTCGCCGGAGAACATGGGCTGGGCGGCGGAACCATGCACATTGGAACCACCGTGGATCCACACGACGATGGGGCGATGGGCTTCGCGGTTGAATACCTCTCCGGCTTTCGCGTTGGCATCTGGCACAACAACGTTGAGCCACAGGCAATCTTCGCTACCGAAGCGGCGACCACCCGTTTTCTTGGGTGCCGGGCGGTACTGGGCGCAAAATGGGCCGGAGCGATCGGCGTGGTAGACCTCAGTCCAAGGGGCAATGGGGCGGGCGCGTTTGAAACGAAGAGGGCCGATGGGCGGTTCGGCGTATGGAATACCACGGAAAGCTACCACACCGTTTTCTTTGTGTCCTTTGATCGGGCCCGAAGAGGTGTTAACTACCCATGGGTTGCGGGAGTGAGGGGTTCTAGGGCTTTGTAAGGGAGGAACCTGTTGAGGATGCAAACTGTCTGTTGACGGTTGAATTGGATCGTGCGGGGCATGTGGTCGATCGGGTTTAGTCACATATTCGACCTTATAACTTATTAAAGCTCTTATAAATACCGCCCGTGGCTTGAGGCTGCTCCGTGGCAGCCCGGCCTGTTCGCTCAGGTCAGTATAAGGGCGTGGTCGGCCCCAGGCACGCTTATCCTTACGACCCAGGGACTGAGTCAGCTGGGTGGTGGGGGCGCTCAGTCACATCGTCGGAGTATTCCTGCGCGCGGTGTTCATCGGCATTCAAGGACCGAGAAAACGCCCATTCAATCCCGCGGCACACTAGGTAGATCGCGAAGCTCAGCGATGTGACGAAGACAGATACCGGCAACCCCGGCGCCAAGGACAACAGCAGGCCACCCACGGCTGAAATCACCGAGAATGTGCCCGAGAGCAACACAGCGATCAGGGGATTGCTCGTGACTCGCACCGCGGCCGCACCAGGGGTGATGAGCAATGCGATCAGCAGCAGCGCTCCCACGATCTGCACGCCCTGGCTGGCCACCACTCCAATGAGGGCGGCGAAAACAAGCCCCAGAGTTTTGACCTTCACACCCGAAGCCCCAGCCAGCGCGGGATCGACGGTCGCGAATAGTAGCGGTCGCCACAGCAGCGCCACGACTGCCACCACGGCGACAGTTAGTACCGCCAGAAGCCCCAGCGAGCTGGAACTCACACCCACAATCTGACCGGTCAACAGGCTGAATGCCGAGGAACTACGTCCGGGGTATAAGTAGATGAACAGCACGGATAACCCCATGCCGAAGCTCAACACCACCGCGACGATTGAATCTTGCTCCTTCGCCCCCAGTGCGGCCAGCACCACGGCGGCGAGGATGGCGCCCACGAGTGCACCCCAGCTCACACCTATTCCAAATAACAGGGCCGCAGATGCTCCCATCAAGGCCAATTCGCCGGTGGAGTGCGCTGCGAAGCTCATCTGGCGCATCACAATCAACGGTGCAATGGCGCCGGAAACAATTCCTAGCAAAAGGGCGGCAATGATCGCATGCTGCACAAAATCGACTTGCAGCAGCGTGAGCGTATCAGCCCACCAATCACCCGTGTGGAAATCCGTCATACGACAATCAGCCTTCCGTCCACGTTCAGAACCCGCACATCGGTTCGGTACAGCTCCGATAGGGTCTCGGAGGTCATTACTTCTTCTACCGAACCGATGGTATGCCCGTGGGGCGTGAGGTACAGGACCCGATCTGTCACATGCAGAATGGGGTTAATGCCGTGCGTGACAAACAGCACGGCGGTGTTGTGTTCCCGTCGGCGCCGATCTAATAGTTCTACGGTTCGCTTTTGCGCACGCATGTCTAGGGACAACAACGGTTCATCGCACAGCAATACGTCCGGATTGTTCGCAAAGGCCTGCGCTTGCCGAATGATTTGTTGTTGACCACCCGAAAGCTGGCCAATTCTGCGATCGGCCAACCCGGTTGCCCCTACTTCTGCCAGGGCCTGGTCAACGGTTTTTCGGCTTGGCTTTCTTTTTTTGACGACGCCATGGGCCACAGCGAGCCCGACTAAATCCCGGGCTCGAATGGGGATTGTGGGATCGAACATCCGTTGCTGGGGAATGTAGCCGATCCGCCCATTGACCTCGCATGAACCTCGGGTGAGCTTGCGGGTACCCAGCGCAGCATTGAGGAGCGTGGATTTCCCCACTCCGTTGGTTCCCAGAATTGCAAGGAACTCACCTGGCGCGACCTCGAAGGAGAGGTCGCGCCAGAGCGGTTCCATCGCGGCGTCGGTAAAAGAAAGAACCATAGTTGAGTAACCTACGCCTTTATTTGGTAGCAGCTTCCAGATCGGAGATCAGCTTCTCAGCGTACTGCAGGTAGTCCTGATTATTGTCCGGGGTTTCGTTAACGTTGATGACCTTCACGCCAGCATCCTTAGCGGCCTTCGTGAGTTGTTCAGCCGCGGGGGTTTGCGACTGCTCATTGGTGATCAGGATGTCGGCTTTCTTAGAGGTAATGGTCTCACGAGCAGCAGCCAGGTCTGCAGCGGAAGGCTCCGACTCGGCGAAAACGGACTTTGCGAAGGCTTCCGGGGTCACATCCGTGAGACCCGAATCCTTCACTACGTCCGAGGCGATTGATTCCGTGAGCACCACGTTCTTGCCCTTGAGCGCCTTGATACGATCGGCGAACTCATTGGTCTTCTTCTTGAAGTCCGCTGGATCCTTGGCGATCGAGTCATCCTTCGCGTTCAGCTCCTTGGCCAGATGGTCGGCGAAGTTATTCACCGTTTCCATGTCGAACCAGATGTGAGGGTTCTCGCCGTGAGCGTGGTCATGCTCGTCGTGCATCGCATCGCTGGGTGTGGCTTCGTCGTGGTTGTGCTCGTCGTGTGCGTGCTCATCCTCGTGCTTGTGCTCGTCGTGCATCGCTTCGCTGGGTGTGGCTTCCTCGTGCTTGTGCTCGTCGTGCATCGCATCGCTGGGTGTGGCTTCGTCGTGGTTGTGCTCGTCGTGTGCGTGCTCATCCTCGTGCTTGTGCTCGTCGTGGGCACCCTTGTCACCTGCGCCGTGATCGTGGTGGTGCGCTTCACCCACTGGCTTGGCTGTGATGAGGGGAGTGCCGCTTTCCACGTGATCGGTCAACCAGTTGTCGTAACCCGCGCCGTTCCCGACCACGATGTCTGCGGACTTGAGTTCGGCCAAGTCCTTAGCGGTGGCCTCGTACTCGTGAGGATCGTCCTGATTATTGTCCAAGATAGTGACTACCTCGACGTTGTTGTGCCCCTTGGCAACCTCTTCTGCAATGTCGCCCCATACCGAGGTGGACGCAACAACCTTGATGTTCTTGCCATCGGCAGCTGTATCAGTAGAACCACCATCTGCACACGCAGTAACTCCCAGCCCCAAGGTCAGGGCGGCTGCAAGTCCGGTCAAAGTCTTCTTCATTCGAAATCACCTATTTCTCGTCTCGACGCTGACAACCGTTCCCAATTATTCCTCATTGCATAGTACTAGGGCATGGTGAGCTTTCCTAGTCCACGACCGCTTACAGTAGTGACTATGAATCGTCGTTCAGCACGCCGTGGCACCCTCGCATCGATCGCCGCGGAAATCGGGGTTTCGCGCACCACGGTGTCGAATGCCTATAACCGGCCGAATCAACTGTCGCCTGAGCTGCGCGAGAAGATTTTGGCGACCGCTGAACGCGTAGGTTATCCAGGCCCGGATCCCACCGCCCGTTCACTGCGAACGCGCCGCGCCGGTGCCATCGGAGTTTTACTGACCGAGGACATGACGTATGCCTTTGAGGATCAAGCATCCGTGGAATTCATGGCGGGCGTGGCCACGGCCTGCGGCACCCTAGATTCGTCGATGCTCCTGCTGCCTGCGGGCGTCGGTAATCCAACGGAAAAAGCAGCGCAGCTGGTCAACCAAGCTAGCGTGGATGGTTTCATCGTCTATTCGGTAGCCGCCGATGACCCCCACTTGGCTGCAGTGTTGGCCCGGGGACTACCAACTGTGATTTGCGATCAGCCCGTGAAACCCGCTGCCAAGGGAGATTTCGGTTTTGTGGGAATCGACGATCGCGAAGCAATTAAACCAGCGGCGCAGGCCGTTGTGGATGCCGGTCACACCAATATTGGGGTGCTGTGTATCCGCCTTGACCGTACCCCCAACGATGGCCCCGTTTCTGCCACTCGCCTGCGTACGGCTCAAATGCACGTGCAGCGCTCCCGCGTGCAGGGGGTTTTGGATACTCTTTCCGACGCCGCGCTGGATCCAGCCCACGTTCCCATAGTGGAACGCCACATCAATAATCGGGAGACTGCGAAAGAAGCCGCACGCGAACTGTTGACGTCCCACCCGGAATTGACCGCGGTGGTGTGTACCACGGATTCAATGGCGATAGGGGTGTTGGAATATGCTCGCGAACAGGGAATTTCGATTCCCGAGCAGTTGAGTGTTACCGGTTTTGACGGCATCCCGGAGGCCCTACACGAAGGCATTACAACGGTACGACAACCAACGCAGCTTAAAGGCCAACACAGTGGCGAGATGCTGGGAGCGATCCAAAACGCCGGTTTCGCTAAGTTGGCAAGCGTTCCGGAAACACAGGTGATTCTAAAGACGACCTTTAAGCCCGGAACGTCAGTTGCTCCACCAATTGCACAAGGTAATCGCGCATAGCGGCGGGGGAGCTCAGACCGAACTCCGCGGCTGTTGGCTTGCCTTTTCCGTCTGAATCGACGTGGATACCGATGTCGTGTCCGGGCCTCAAGAGCTTCAGTACAGACTCGTCCGTCGTATCGTCACCAGCAAAAAGTATACGGTCGATGCCATGTTCGTCGCAGAAAGCCTTCACAAAATCGCCCTTGGAGGTGGAATCCACCGCCACTTCCAAGATGCATTTGCCTTCAGTGATCTTTGCCGATGGTTGGGAGCTGGCGAATTCCCGGTAGCGGGCGGTGGCAGTGGCGGCCGCGTGAGGATCCTCCGCCGTGCGGCTATGCAATCCCACGGCCAATGGTTTCAGCTCCACCCACACACCGGGGGCATCGGCGGCTACGTCATGCGCTACCTCGGATAGCCGCTGCCACAAGTCCAGCTGCCCCGGCGAGAGCTGGGGGTGAGGCTGGCCCAGCTGGGCCTCGACCACCCCTTTGCCAATGGGGGCAGGTTCGGCACCGTGGCTTCCCACCAAATGAATACCGCAGGGCAGCTGCAACTGGGTGGCCGTCACGAGATTGCCCAGGTTGCGACCAGAGATGATCATGGCTTCCACATTGGGTAGCCCGGCGGCTTTCTCTAAAGCTTCGATTGCGCCTGCCTCTGCCCGGCTAGCCAGGGGCTCGTTAGAAAAGGGCGCCAGCGTTCCATCGAAATCCATCGCCACCAGCAGTTTCTCATCAGTCGGTAGATCCGGGATGATCGGGGCGGGAAGTCCGCCGGAATGCGCGTTCGGGGACATGTGGGGCATGATTGCTTCGCCTTTCTGTGGTGCTTGCTCGCTGTGTCAATGGTTTTGCTGCCGCCGCGGGGAGAGCGCTGCGGTCACTGTTAGGTCTGTGGTGCTTGCTAGCGGCATCCGATTTCTACTTACTGGGCCCACTGATGAACTCCATCGCCGGCGTGGTCTGCCACGGTTGTTCGTCCCCGTCCTTGCGCTGCAAACGCAACGTGGAATCCACGGGGCGTGAAATCGCCATGTCATGGCCCGCCAAAACCTGCTTTATCCGATTGGCGTTGTCCTCATCCCCCGGCACACACTTTGTATCGTCACGCTGTTCGGAGGTGATATCGCCAAACCGAAGCGCCGAGCCTTCATCGAGCCATTCCACGCTGCCCCGTAAAGCGATGCACCCACTGGCCCCAGTGAACTCTCGATCACCGAAAACGAGGAACGCCCGCCCCTGCTGGTTTTCGGGAAGGATGGAGGGCCGGGTGGCGTCGGAAGTAATTTGGGTGACCTGCCACTGCGTGGTGCCCAATGGTGTTTCCTGCATGGCGCAGGCGACCAAGGAAAGACCAGCCACGATGCACACGACGGTGATGTGGGCTATGTTTTTCAACGCGACGGGCGGCACTAGGCGTTATCCACCTTCTGTAACTGACGAAGGAACGATTCGGCCCAGCGGTTAACGTCGTGCGTACGGACGTGATCCCACATGTCCAGCATGCGCTGACGGCGAGAGTTCGGGTCATCCGTCGCGGCCTTCACCACCGCCATGGCCGTGGAGTCGGGGTCATGGGGGTTACACAGGTAGGCCTGCGTTAGCTGAGTGGCCGCGCCCGTGAACTCCGACAACACCAACGCACCCGAACCGTCGGAGTGGCACGCCACGTATTCCTTGGCGACCAGGTTCATGCCGTCCTTCAGTGCAGTGACTAGGAGTATATCGGCGGCGGAGTACAACGCGGTGATGTCTTCAAACGGCAAACCAGCGTGCGTGTAGTGCACGACCGGGCGACCCAGCGAACCGTAATTGCCGTTGATACGAGAAACGATCCGCTCCACCTCCTCGCGGACGCGCTGGTAATCCTCCAGGCGCTCGCGGGACGGGGTGGCCACCTGCACCATCACAACGTCTTGAGCTTTAAGGTCCCCGGAATCCAGCAGGGTCTCTAGGGTTTCCAACCGATGCGTGATGCCCTTGGTGTAATCCATGCGGTCCACACCGGCAAGCAGCAACTTGGGGTTGCCCAACTGCGTGCGCAGTTTTTCCGCGCGGGCCATGACCTCGGGGGACATGGCTGTCTGATTGACGTGCCTAGCATCAATTGAGATGGGGAAGACCCCCACTTTGACCTCGCGCGTGGACCCGTCACTGTCTTGGACCTGAACCACGCCGACGATGTCACCTGGTTGAGGCAGGCGGGCCCCACGGACGAAAGTGTGCTCATCTTCTGCGTGAGCATAAGAGACGTCCTCGCCCAGCGCCTGCAACGTGTCTAGGAAATTAATGGCGCCATCGGCGGTGTGGAAACCCACGACATCCGCGCCCAGCGTTCCCTCTAAGATCTCGCGGCGCCAAGGCAGTTGCCGGAACAACTCCGGGGCGGGGAAGGGGATGTGGAGGAAGAAACCGATGCTTAAGTCGGGGCGCTGTTGTCGCAGTTGCCCCGGGACTAGGTGCAGTTGGTAATCCTGCACCCACACCGTCGCGCCCTCAGCGGCCTCACGCGCCGCGGCATCCGCGAAGCGCTTGTTGACCTCCTGGTAGCGCTCCCAGTAGCCCTTATCGAACTTTGGGCTGACGATGAGGTCGTGATACAAGGGCCACAACGTTGCGTTGGAAAAACCCTCGTAGAACAACTCGTGATCTTGGGCATCCAAGTTCACCGGCAGCATCCGTACACCGGCCTGCTCAGCCGAGGGCATGTCATCGACCGCGACTTCATCCGTGCAGCCCGGCCAACCAACCCATGCCCCCTCGCGCTCATGCAAAACGGGCTTCAACGCAGTGACCAACCCGCCAGGGGAGGGGTTCCACTCCACTTTATCCCCGTTGAGCACTCGGTCGACGGGTAAACGATTGGCGACGACGATGAAATCGCTAGTCATGAGAAGCTTTTACTCCGCAGTCTTAGAGGTTTTCTTCGTGGCTTTGGAGGCTTTTTTGGTTGTCTTCTTTGCTGCCTTGGTGGTTTTCTTCGCTGTCTTGGTGGCTTTCTTGGTCGCCTTCTTGGCAGCCTTCTTTGCCCCCCGTTTCGTGGTCTTGCGGGTCGCCTTCTTGGCCTCAGCTTCCTTGGCCTCAATTTCGGCGACAACACGGCGGTGAATCAGTCCCTCTGGCTCTACACCCAGCATGCACATCAGTGTGGCTGCATCGAGGAAGTCCTCGGAAAAAGTAGCGACAATGCGCTGCGCTGCTGCGGCGGTCTCCGCCTCCACGGCGTGGAGGGACTCGGTGTTGTTGGAACGATTGTCGGTGACCTTCGGCGGCACGTGCGCAACCCCTTTTCTTTCTTGATGCGGGTCTATCTTCGTTGCACCAGCGCAACCAACTAGGCGAGCAACCGCGTTGCCGGCTGGGGAGCCGGCCGTACGTCGTGTCGCGTATCCAGTTGGGGCACTAGCTTCATCGGGCGGAGGCTTTTGGTGAAAAACCCCTCAACCAACAGTATTTTACGCGAAAAGGTTTCAGTTGGTGCGATCAGTCTCCCTTGGGCTCTTCGGGCTTCGGCATTTTGTGGTCCAGCTGCCACAGGGATTCAGATCCCTTCTTTTCTCGACGCCGCCAGTGCAGCGGCTGACGAACTCGGCCGTCCACTGTGAGGCGCGGTTGGGAGATATCCCTGCGGCGCACGATTCGAGGGCGAATGAGCTGTTGGTATCGATTGATAATGCGGCGCGGCCGGCGGATTCGACGCGCGGTCCACTCACCCAACACAACCCCCGCGGCCAATGTGGTGGCGGTAGCCAGCGCCAGCGCCAAATTGGAAATACCCACAACGAATTGCTCGCTCAGCATGGAGCTCATACCGCGGTAGAGCGCCAGACCGGGCAGTAGCGGAGTGATCCCGGCGGCTGCGGTAATCTGCGGCGGAATCATGTACCGACGGGAAAGCAAACCACCGGCAAAACCAACAGCCAGGGCGCTGGTGCCATTGGCGAACATGGGCGACCAACCCGCGACACTCTGAATGAGGAAGAACGCGGTGGATGCTACCAGCGCGGTTAAGCCAGCTACGATTGTTGCGCGGCGCTCGGTGAAACACGCGATACAGAAAAAGATAGTGGCGAAGGCACCGGAAATGATCTGCAGCGGAACGGAGCCGAACTCGCCTGACGTTTGGGAGGTATCGATGGGAGGCAACGTAATGCCGATCCATGCCATGGCTTGAATTCCGGCACCGATACCCGCAATGATGCCGCCGGTTTGCAGCAGGGTTTCAAAGAAACGGGCGGAGGACGTGACAGGGGCGCCGGTAATGCCGTCTTGGAGTGCTTGCACCAGCGTCAACCCAGCCAGTAGTGCCACAATGCACGATGCGATAACCAACGAGGGTGGTAGGAAAAAACCCAATTCCACACCCACGGCATAGGTGAGAGCCGCAGGGATCACGGAAGCGAAACCGCCCAAGACGTTTTGGAAGAACACGGGCAGGGATTTGGATGCCAACCACGCGTTGGCAAACACCGTGAAGATGGTGGTGACACACGCTACGAAGGCAATGACCCAGCCACCGCCCAGCAGCAACCCGACCGAACCGGCGAATCCGCCCCATGCAAGCAGTGCGTAACGGTTGCGGAAGGGCAGGTTAGAGGTCTCGATCTCGAACAGAATCTGCTGGGCCATCTCCAGCGGCGTGGCGCCCGCTACGATGGATCGCACCAACCGATCGACTTCTGTCAACCTGGAAAAATCCGTGGTGACCTTGTGCACAACACGGAACACCGACGTCGCCGGCTGGTTCTGGTTGAACCGCGCATACACCGTGATGGTGTTCAATGTGATGTCCACGTGCGTGTAGTGCAAACCGTAGGCGGTGGCAATGGCCCGTATTTGGGCTTTCGCATCGGTATTTCCGGTGCCGGCCGCTAAGAGCTGATCGCCGATGCGGGCCGCCAGGTCCATGACTGCGTGCACTTTAGCGGGATCGCTTAAGTCGACCGGTGCCAGGGGTGATGGCGGTGGTGCGAGGCGAATCGCATCGATCGTTGCGCGATTGCCAGTGAAGAGCAGCTCAGCGCCCTTGCCAATGGCGCTCCTCAGGAAATTACTCACCCGTCACACGCTACATTGCTGCCCTGTTCTTGTCAGCAGGGGCCGGACGTTCATACATGGTCCTAATGTGGTGGCGGTTTGGTGCTCTGGCTTAGCTTGCTGGTACTCTATCTCTTATCCATTGTGACGCCGCGCTGCAGTCGGGCGCGGTTAATTTTTGGGTTCTGCTGGAGTGGCGCAATCGGTAGCGCAACGGTCTTGTAAACCGTAGGTTGCGAGTTCAAGTCTCGTCTCCAGCTCCACTACTTTCTACGCCGTTTGTGGGCGCTATTGTGTCAGCATGACTCTTTGGAAACTCAGCGACGATTGGCTGCGCAATCATACATCTCCAGATTTGGTCTACACCGTGGTCCTGCGGTTGGATTCCCCAGACATTACGCAGCGCGTGTGGCAGCAATTCGAAGATCGGGTTGTGGATGGAGCGGAGGTCGGGGGAGGACCGGAAGGCCACCCCACCGTGCTGTGGGGTGGCGCATACCTAGAACTGGTGGGGGATCGGGAGATTGAAGCTGGCAGTGGTGGGGAAGATGCCTTGGATTCCCTCAACTACGCGATCAATGAGCTACTGGCTAACGCTATTGCTAGCGCAGATGTGAGCACCAGGATTAAGGTGGTGTCGGCCGCGCGTCAGCTGGTCAAGGACTAGCTACTACTGAAAGCCGTAATACATGACTTTGCATTCGCCGGATTCTGATAGGCCCCGGTGCTTATAGCCGATGCGTTCATAGACGTGCTCGGCACGGTCGTTGCCGAAGTCCACGGCCAAGCTAATTCCCGGTGCGCCGGAAACTTTAGCCAATAACATCGCACGTTCCATGAGAATGGTCCCCAAACCCCCGCCGGGGTGACCGGGTGCGAGCGCTAACGCCACTTCAGGCACATCGGCGCTGACGAAACCACTGCAGTGCTCCTCTTCGGTTCCTTTACGCAGCCAAGCAGCACCAATATCGCGACCATCCTTTTGGATAATGATCCCGCCCTGATCTTCAGTCCACAAACCGACGTAGTTGTGACTATCTTCGTCGAATCCCTCGGGCAGTTCCCGATCTGCATCCCCGAAAGTTTCCGCTTCGCGAAACATCCGCTCGATAAACGAACGGTCGGCTTCGGTGGGGCGACGGAATGTGATGGCAGATCCGTCTTTGGCATGGGTGGGCGAGTAGGGATCAGTCGTGTGAAGTGAGTTTGACATGCACTCTAACGTAACAAAAGCCGGCCTCCAGGGAGACCGGCTCAAGGTAGAACGTGGCGTCGATTAAAAAGCCACGCCCAACGGCGACAAAAGGCGAAGGGTCTTAGAAGATGAAGACTTGGTCGCCAACGTTCAGAGACGCGAAGTACTGAACGGCATCCTTGTGATACAGGTGGATGCAGCCGTTGGACATAACGTACGGGTCGCCCTCGTGAAACGCATGGCCATTGTTAGTGAAGTACACGGAGTATGGCATTGGAGCATTGCCGAACTCGCGAGAGATCTCGTCCTTCACCTTACGGGTCACGACCATGGAGCCACGTGGAGTTTCCTCACCGCGCTTACCGGAGGAGATGCGAACCGGACCGTAGGTGCGCTTACCGTTGCGCTGCAACCAGGTGACCTGGTTCTTCAGGTCAACACAAGCGCGTGCAGATGGAGGGCAAGGATTGTTGGCCTTACGGGCGGCAGCGCGTTTCTTCGCAGCAGCGGCAGCGGCAGCGCGCTTCTTGGCAGCAGCTGCTTCGGCACGCTTCTTTGCGGCAGCACGAGCGCGCTCGGCTTCACGAGCCTTCAGCGCGCCAGGGGCGATGAAGTTGGCCGTGTTATCAATGCCTTGACGAACCGGGCCACGAAGCTGAGGGGGCAGATTGTTCGTCTGGTTGTACAGGTTGTCGCGTGCGTCCAGAACAGCCTTATGATCTGGGGTTGCGGATCCAAGAGGACCTGCTGGAGCAGCAGAAGCGGTACCGGCACCCAGAGAAAGCGCGGTGAGCATTGCAACGCCGGCTGCGGTTGCGCGGCGACGCAAAGAAGGTGGGTTGTTCGAAGTCATGGCAAAAAGCTTAACCTGTCTATTAGTCTTTGCATAGTCGACATTCGGGCGTGGTGCCGGCTGTTTGCGGTGGGTTGGTTTGGTCTGTCTATTAGTTTTTGCATAGTCGACATTCAAACGTTGGCACCCGTTTGTTGTGCATGATTTTTCACAGGAACTGTACAGTTGATGTACAGGACCGGCGATATTCGTTGGATGACAATGAGGGACATGACCATGCCGAATAATGCACCAACCAAGGTTCTCGTCGTCGACGATGAATCGAATATTTCTGATTTGCTCAAGGTGAGCCTCAAGTTCCAAGGCTTCGAGGTGGAAACGGCAGATAGCGGCCAAGCAGCGTTGGACATTGTCGATGAATACCAGCCCGATGCTTTCATCTTGGATGTCATGATGCCGGGAATGGATGGGTTT containing:
- a CDS encoding metal ABC transporter permease, whose translation is MTDFHTGDWWADTLTLLQVDFVQHAIIAALLLGIVSGAIAPLIVMRQMSFAAHSTGELALMGASAALLFGIGVSWGALVGAILAAVVLAALGAKEQDSIVAVVLSFGMGLSVLFIYLYPGRSSSAFSLLTGQIVGVSSSSLGLLAVLTVAVVAVVALLWRPLLFATVDPALAGASGVKVKTLGLVFAALIGVVASQGVQIVGALLLIALLITPGAAAVRVTSNPLIAVLLSGTFSVISAVGGLLLSLAPGLPVSVFVTSLSFAIYLVCRGIEWAFSRSLNADEHRAQEYSDDVTERPHHPADSVPGS
- the otsB gene encoding trehalose-phosphatase, with product MPHMSPNAHSGGLPAPIIPDLPTDEKLLVAMDFDGTLAPFSNEPLASRAEAGAIEALEKAAGLPNVEAMIISGRNLGNLVTATQLQLPCGIHLVGSHGAEPAPIGKGVVEAQLGQPHPQLSPGQLDLWQRLSEVAHDVAADAPGVWVELKPLAVGLHSRTAEDPHAAATATARYREFASSQPSAKITEGKCILEVAVDSTSKGDFVKAFCDEHGIDRILFAGDDTTDESVLKLLRPGHDIGIHVDSDGKGKPTAAEFGLSSPAAMRDYLVQLVEQLTFRA
- a CDS encoding META domain-containing protein, encoding MPPVALKNIAHITVVCIVAGLSLVACAMQETPLGTTQWQVTQITSDATRPSILPENQQGRAFLVFGDREFTGASGCIALRGSVEWLDEGSALRFGDITSEQRDDTKCVPGDEDNANRIKQVLAGHDMAISRPVDSTLRLQRKDGDEQPWQTTPAMEFISGPSK
- a CDS encoding metal ABC transporter solute-binding protein, Zn/Mn family encodes the protein MKKTLTGLAAALTLGLGVTACADGGSTDTAADGKNIKVVASTSVWGDIAEEVAKGHNNVEVVTILDNNQDDPHEYEATAKDLAELKSADIVVGNGAGYDNWLTDHVESGTPLITAKPVGEAHHHDHGAGDKGAHDEHKHEDEHAHDEHNHDEATPSDAMHDEHKHEEATPSEAMHDEHKHEDEHAHDEHNHDEATPSDAMHDEHDHAHGENPHIWFDMETVNNFADHLAKELNAKDDSIAKDPADFKKKTNEFADRIKALKGKNVVLTESIASDVVKDSGLTDVTPEAFAKSVFAESEPSAADLAAARETITSKKADILITNEQSQTPAAEQLTKAAKDAGVKVINVNETPDNNQDYLQYAEKLISDLEAATK
- a CDS encoding LacI family DNA-binding transcriptional regulator, whose product is MNRRSARRGTLASIAAEIGVSRTTVSNAYNRPNQLSPELREKILATAERVGYPGPDPTARSLRTRRAGAIGVLLTEDMTYAFEDQASVEFMAGVATACGTLDSSMLLLPAGVGNPTEKAAQLVNQASVDGFIVYSVAADDPHLAAVLARGLPTVICDQPVKPAAKGDFGFVGIDDREAIKPAAQAVVDAGHTNIGVLCIRLDRTPNDGPVSATRLRTAQMHVQRSRVQGVLDTLSDAALDPAHVPIVERHINNRETAKEAARELLTSHPELTAVVCTTDSMAIGVLEYAREQGISIPEQLSVTGFDGIPEALHEGITTVRQPTQLKGQHSGEMLGAIQNAGFAKLASVPETQVILKTTFKPGTSVAPPIAQGNRA
- a CDS encoding metal ABC transporter ATP-binding protein → MVLSFTDAAMEPLWRDLSFEVAPGEFLAILGTNGVGKSTLLNAALGTRKLTRGSCEVNGRIGYIPQQRMFDPTIPIRARDLVGLAVAHGVVKKRKPSRKTVDQALAEVGATGLADRRIGQLSGGQQQIIRQAQAFANNPDVLLCDEPLLSLDMRAQKRTVELLDRRRREHNTAVLFVTHGINPILHVTDRVLYLTPHGHTIGSVEEVMTSETLSELYRTDVRVLNVDGRLIVV
- a CDS encoding carboxylesterase/lipase family protein translates to MHPQQVPPLQSPRTPHSRNPWVVNTSSGPIKGHKENGVVAFRGIPYAEPPIGPLRFKRARPIAPWTEVYHADRSGPFCAQYRPAPKKTGGRRFGSEDCLWLNVVVPDANAKAGEVFNREAHRPIVVWIHGGSNVHGSAAQPMFSGEYFASSMDCVFVAVNYRVGILGQLAVGEGTYGPDNVETNPGHSDLIAAIQWIHSNAAAFGADPDRLTIMGESSGGSMVNALLATPSLRDIVRGAISQSPAGNMVHSRRHAKEWTDRAARWFYRLEREQRLPVKERTRVRVDPPELSSAALREATQAMLTADAAILGQLSDELVRYQAANPHSIPGPFAPLIDNDLLPRHPLAPGATLDIPLLTGTNLNEYDMMRLEPNPRRVQRQRANNFARVHGERGMEILEKHYASASSRLMTGRFFGDSIFTAPTWQLARNHAPGKAWLYRLDTTTPFLRRAGIGSMHALDLPILFRRYREDKGRVALLMGGREDLHATSVAMHDRWRAFIHDGDPGFAPYSTDFSTLIFDATLPRAEQLQTDPQSELRQAWERVDLSELLG